The Diaminobutyricimonas aerilata nucleotide sequence CGCCGCCCTCGGCGACGAGACGCGCTGGAGCATCCTCGAGGCGCTCGGCGAGGGCGAGGCGTCCGCGTCCGCCCTCGCCGGCCGTCTGCCGGTCACCCGCCAGGCCATCGCGAAGCATCTCGCCGTGCTGCACGACGTCGGTCTCGTCGAACCGGTGCGCGTCGGTCGCGAGGTGCGCTACCGGGTTCTCGGATCGCAGCTGA carries:
- a CDS encoding ArsR/SmtB family transcription factor, encoding MTVDTLVPVFAALGDETRWSILEALGEGEASASALAGRLPVTRQAIAKHLAVLHDVGLVEPVRVGREVRYRVLGSQLNATARRLEVIGAEWDRRLTAIKGIAESL